A genomic region of Lytechinus pictus isolate F3 Inbred chromosome 2, Lp3.0, whole genome shotgun sequence contains the following coding sequences:
- the LOC129254359 gene encoding GTP-binding nuclear protein Ran-like, giving the protein MTQQATNIDQLKTQDPIAQFKLVLVGDGGTGKTTFVKRHLTGEFEKKYIATLGVEVHPLMFYTNRGPIKFNVWDTAGQEKFGGLRDGYYIQGQCAIIMFDVTSRVTYKNVPNWHRDLVRVCENIPIVLCGNKVDVKERKVKAKTITFHRKKNLQYYDISAKSNYNFEKPFLWLTRKLCGDAEIQFVEMPALQPPEVNMDPSLRVQYETELAEAQNTALPEDDDEI; this is encoded by the exons ATGACTCAACAGGCCACAAATATAGATCAATTAAAGACACAAGATCCAATTGCACAATTCAAG CTTGTTTTAGTTGGAGATGGAGGTACCGGAAAAACCACGTTTGTGAAACGTCATCTTACTGGAGagtttgaaaagaaatatattg caACACTTGGAGTCGAAGTACATCCGCTCATGTTCTACACCAATAGGGGTCCAATCAAATTCAATGTTTGGGACACAGCAGGTCAAGAGAAGTTTGGAGGACTAAGGGACGGTTATTATATCCAAG GGCAGTGTGCCATCATCATGTTTGATGTCACCTCAAGAGTCACATACAAGAACGTACCCAACTGGCATCGTGACTTGGTGAGAGTATGTGAAAACATCCCCATCGTTTTGTGCGGTAACAAAGTCGACGTCAAGGAAAGGAAAGTCAAGGCAAAGACCATCACCTTCCACaggaaaaaaaaccttcaa TATTATGACATCAGTGCAAAGAGCAATTACAACTTTGAGAAACCTTTCTTGTGGCTGACCCGTAAACTCTGTGGTGATGCCGAGATTCAGTTTGTGGAGATGCCTGCCCTTCAGCCACCCGAAGTCAATATGGACCCCAGCCTTCGAGTCCAGTACGAGACTGAGCTTGCG GAGGCACAGAACACTGCGTTACCCGAGGATGATGACGAAATATAA